A genomic region of Enterococcus sp. 12C11_DIV0727 contains the following coding sequences:
- a CDS encoding ATP-dependent Clp protease proteolytic subunit translates to MNYLDENEETEEKQQPNAFMKKLFEERTILIYGEINQDLAREVTSQLLLLAAMNDEPIKIFINSQGGHVEAGDTIHDMIKFVKPEVIVIGTGWVASAGITIYLAADAKNRYSLPNTRYMIHQPAGGVQGQSTEIQIEAKEIIRMRERVNRLIAEATGQTYEKIAKDTDRNFWMSADEAKEYGMISKIIQTSDEIK, encoded by the coding sequence ATGAACTATTTAGATGAAAATGAAGAAACAGAAGAGAAACAACAACCAAATGCATTTATGAAAAAACTTTTTGAAGAACGAACAATTTTGATCTATGGTGAAATCAATCAAGATTTAGCACGAGAAGTAACATCACAATTGCTATTACTGGCAGCGATGAATGATGAACCAATCAAAATTTTCATCAATAGCCAAGGTGGACACGTTGAAGCTGGCGATACGATTCATGATATGATCAAATTTGTAAAACCAGAAGTAATCGTGATCGGGACTGGTTGGGTCGCAAGTGCTGGAATTACCATTTATCTAGCTGCTGATGCGAAGAACCGTTACAGTCTACCAAATACTCGTTACATGATCCATCAACCTGCTGGCGGCGTTCAAGGACAAAGTACAGAGATTCAGATCGAAGCCAAAGAAATCATTCGTATGCGTGAACGTGTCAACCGTTTGATTGCTGAAGCAACAGGGCAAACATATGAAAAAATTGCCAAAGATACAGACCGCAATTTCTGGATGTCAGCTGATGAAGCAAAAGAGTATGGCATGATTTCTAAGATCATCCAAACAAGTGACGAAATTAAATAA
- a CDS encoding O-acetylhomoserine aminocarboxypropyltransferase/cysteine synthase family protein, translating to MTNSNYQFETIQIHGGHTPDKETNSRAVPIYQTTSYTFDDTQDAAEKFALSKVGNIYTRITNPTTAVLEDRLNELEGGVGAVAVASGTAAVTYAIQNLASSGDHIVSASTLYGGTFNLFAHTLPEFGITTTFVDPDRLANFEEAIKENTKAIFVETIGNPITNVADLEAIAEIAHKHELPLIVDNTFATAYLNRPFDFGADIVVYSATKFIGGHGVALGGVIIDSGKFNWANGKFPKLVDPDPSYHGLSYTKDVGAAAYITRLRVSLLRDTGAAISPFNSFLLILGLETLSLRLERHVANAQTVAEFLIKHPKVAWVNYPGLSDNKYHELAEKYLPKGAGSVFTFGVKGGAEAGKNLINHVELFSLLANVGDAKSLIIHPASTTHSQLSEEELKASGTSPELIRLSIGIENIEDIIGDLEQALNKL from the coding sequence ATGACAAACTCTAACTATCAATTTGAAACGATCCAAATCCATGGTGGGCATACACCAGACAAAGAAACTAATTCAAGAGCGGTACCGATTTATCAAACAACCTCTTACACGTTTGACGATACTCAAGATGCGGCTGAAAAGTTTGCCTTATCTAAGGTCGGTAATATCTATACGCGAATTACGAATCCAACAACAGCAGTCTTAGAAGATCGACTAAATGAACTAGAAGGGGGTGTTGGCGCAGTTGCAGTAGCTTCTGGAACTGCAGCCGTTACTTATGCCATTCAAAATCTAGCTAGCAGTGGAGATCATATTGTTTCAGCATCTACTTTATATGGTGGTACATTTAATTTATTTGCCCATACGTTACCTGAGTTTGGCATTACAACAACGTTTGTTGACCCAGATCGCTTAGCTAATTTTGAAGAAGCAATCAAAGAAAATACGAAAGCGATATTTGTGGAAACGATCGGCAATCCGATTACAAATGTTGCAGATTTAGAAGCGATTGCAGAAATTGCCCATAAACACGAGCTCCCGTTGATTGTTGACAACACTTTTGCGACAGCCTATTTAAATCGTCCTTTTGATTTTGGTGCTGACATTGTTGTTTATTCTGCAACAAAATTTATTGGTGGCCACGGTGTTGCACTAGGTGGAGTGATCATTGATTCAGGTAAGTTCAACTGGGCTAATGGCAAGTTTCCCAAATTAGTTGATCCAGATCCAAGTTACCACGGACTTTCGTACACCAAAGATGTGGGAGCAGCAGCTTATATCACACGTTTAAGAGTCTCGTTATTACGAGATACAGGAGCGGCTATTTCACCATTCAACAGTTTCTTGCTGATTTTAGGTTTAGAAACACTGTCTTTACGTTTAGAACGCCATGTAGCCAATGCCCAAACTGTTGCAGAGTTTTTGATCAAACATCCTAAAGTTGCATGGGTAAATTATCCAGGCTTATCAGACAATAAGTATCATGAACTAGCAGAAAAATATTTACCTAAAGGTGCAGGCTCGGTCTTTACTTTTGGGGTTAAAGGTGGAGCGGAAGCAGGAAAAAACTTGATCAATCATGTCGAACTATTTTCACTATTAGCCAATGTTGGAGATGCCAAATCATTGATCATTCACCCTGCTTCAACTACTCATTCCCAACTAAGTGAGGAGGAATTAAAAGCCTCAGGAACTTCACCGGAATTGATTCGTTTATCGATCGGGATTGAAAATATTGAAGATATTATTGGCGATTTGGAACAAGCACTGAATAAGTTATAA
- a CDS encoding 2-isopropylmalate synthase, with the protein MKNIQFFDTTLRDGEQTPGVNFNTKEKVQIAKQLEKWGIDTIEAGFPIASVGDFEAVKAIAENAEKMTVAGLARCQKADIDRAYEALQNAKYPQIHVFLATSPVHMEFKLKMTPDEVIASIKEHVSYARTKFEKVQFSPEDATRTEKQFLLKAVQTAIDAGATIINVPDTVGYSNPTEYGALFKFLIENIQSDQEIIFSSHCHDDLGMATANALAAIENGARRVEGTINGIGERAGNTALEEVALALYIRKDFYEVKSNITLNETKRTSDLVSRLSGVAVPRNKAIIGSNAYAHESGIHQDGVLKNPDTYEIITPSLVGVNQNSLPLGKLSGRHAFATKMEALGYQLTEAELKDAFKRFKSLADKKKQVTEDDLIALMVGQSQECSEDYRLERVQLQYVSDGSQGAIVSINTGDDETKTESAIGSGSIQAIYNSIDKIFVQKPELQEYYIKAITGGEDAQAEVHVTLADAENRQQFNGIGIDFDVLQASAKAYVKASEQFQKEVGKA; encoded by the coding sequence ATGAAAAATATCCAATTTTTTGACACCACTCTAAGAGACGGCGAACAAACTCCAGGTGTAAATTTCAACACGAAAGAAAAAGTCCAAATTGCCAAACAACTTGAAAAATGGGGCATTGATACGATCGAAGCGGGATTTCCGATCGCATCAGTTGGTGATTTTGAAGCAGTCAAAGCAATTGCTGAAAATGCAGAAAAAATGACTGTCGCAGGTCTGGCACGCTGTCAAAAAGCCGACATTGATCGGGCATACGAAGCCTTGCAAAATGCCAAGTATCCACAAATCCATGTATTCTTAGCTACAAGCCCAGTGCACATGGAATTCAAACTAAAAATGACACCAGATGAAGTGATTGCTTCTATTAAAGAACATGTCAGCTACGCAAGAACTAAATTTGAGAAAGTCCAATTTTCTCCAGAAGATGCGACGAGAACTGAAAAGCAATTTCTACTAAAAGCGGTTCAAACAGCTATTGATGCAGGGGCGACGATCATCAATGTTCCCGATACTGTGGGCTATTCCAATCCAACGGAATACGGTGCCCTATTCAAATTCTTAATTGAAAATATCCAAAGCGACCAAGAAATTATTTTCTCCTCTCATTGTCATGATGATCTAGGCATGGCGACGGCCAATGCCTTAGCGGCTATCGAAAATGGTGCTCGTAGAGTGGAAGGAACAATCAACGGTATCGGCGAACGTGCTGGTAATACAGCCCTTGAAGAAGTAGCTTTGGCTCTTTACATTAGAAAAGATTTCTACGAGGTCAAAAGCAATATCACCTTGAATGAAACGAAAAGAACCAGTGATCTCGTCAGTCGGCTATCAGGCGTGGCAGTGCCAAGAAATAAAGCTATTATTGGATCCAATGCCTACGCACATGAGTCTGGTATCCATCAAGATGGTGTCTTGAAAAATCCAGATACTTACGAAATCATCACACCGTCACTTGTTGGGGTCAATCAAAACTCATTGCCGCTAGGAAAACTATCTGGTCGCCATGCCTTTGCGACAAAAATGGAAGCTCTAGGCTACCAACTAACGGAAGCAGAACTAAAAGATGCCTTCAAACGGTTCAAATCACTAGCTGACAAAAAGAAACAAGTTACAGAAGATGATCTGATCGCCCTAATGGTTGGTCAATCGCAAGAATGTAGTGAAGATTATCGCTTAGAGCGTGTCCAACTACAATATGTTTCTGATGGTAGCCAAGGAGCGATTGTTTCCATCAATACTGGAGATGACGAAACCAAAACAGAATCAGCGATCGGTTCAGGAAGTATTCAAGCGATTTATAATTCGATCGATAAAATATTTGTCCAAAAACCAGAACTACAAGAATATTACATCAAAGCCATTACGGGTGGGGAAGATGCCCAAGCAGAAGTCCATGTAACGTTAGCAGATGCAGAAAATAGACAACAATTCAACGGCATTGGCATCGACTTTGATGTTCTACAAGCGTCAGCGAAAGCCTATGTTAAAGCTAGTGAACAATTTCAAAAAGAAGTGGGGAAAGCCTAA
- the leuB gene encoding 3-isopropylmalate dehydrogenase — protein sequence MSKRIVALPGDGIGAEIMDSALKIVAEIMVQDNLDFDIERFAFGGAGIDEQGDPLPEATLKACEKADAILLGAIGGPKWDDAPKRPEQGLLGLRKALGLFANIRPISVPDAVVHLSPLKEENVRGVDFVVVRELTGGIYFGEKKLGETEASDLCTYSKAEIQRIIRKAFEIAQTRNKKVTSVDKANVLATSKLWRQTAEEVAQEFPDCTLEHQLVDSAAMVMIQKPKDFDVIVTENLFGDILSDEASVIPGSLGMMPSASHSESGPSLYEPIHGSAPDIANQNRANPMSMILSAAMMLRQSFGLESSAKKIENACDHVMNQGILTTDLGGKATTTEFTEAVIQALQ from the coding sequence ATGAGTAAACGAATCGTAGCATTGCCAGGTGATGGCATCGGAGCCGAAATCATGGATAGTGCACTAAAAATTGTAGCCGAAATCATGGTACAAGATAATCTGGATTTTGATATTGAACGCTTTGCTTTTGGCGGTGCTGGTATTGATGAACAAGGAGATCCCTTACCAGAAGCTACCTTAAAAGCTTGTGAAAAGGCAGATGCCATTTTACTTGGTGCTATTGGTGGACCTAAATGGGATGATGCACCGAAACGACCTGAACAAGGATTGTTGGGGTTAAGAAAAGCTTTAGGACTATTTGCCAATATCCGCCCGATTTCAGTGCCAGATGCAGTCGTTCATTTATCTCCGTTAAAAGAAGAAAATGTTCGCGGTGTTGATTTTGTCGTTGTTCGAGAATTAACTGGTGGTATTTACTTTGGTGAAAAGAAACTTGGTGAAACAGAAGCCTCTGATCTGTGCACTTATTCCAAAGCAGAGATTCAACGGATTATCAGAAAAGCTTTTGAAATCGCTCAAACTAGAAATAAAAAAGTGACCTCGGTAGATAAAGCCAACGTGTTAGCAACAAGTAAATTATGGCGTCAAACAGCAGAAGAAGTGGCACAAGAATTTCCAGATTGTACCTTAGAACATCAATTAGTCGATTCAGCAGCGATGGTCATGATCCAAAAACCCAAAGACTTTGACGTGATCGTTACAGAAAATCTATTCGGCGATATCCTAAGTGACGAAGCATCAGTGATTCCAGGATCATTGGGCATGATGCCAAGCGCTAGTCACAGCGAATCAGGGCCTTCATTATACGAACCGATCCATGGTTCAGCGCCAGACATCGCCAATCAAAATAGAGCCAATCCAATGTCGATGATTTTATCAGCCGCAATGATGTTGCGCCAATCGTTTGGCTTAGAAAGCTCAGCAAAGAAAATCGAAAATGCGTGTGATCATGTCATGAATCAAGGAATCTTAACGACAGATTTAGGTGGTAAAGCAACAACCACAGAATTTACCGAAGCGGTCATCCAAGCACTACAATAA
- a CDS encoding class I SAM-dependent methyltransferase: MKRNQQIQAHFDQEAQAFDEVIQKIIPHYDQMIEAIVASIPFAKDRPLSVIDLGCGTGTVAQAVQNIYPNAVITCVDLSEEMLEIAKQKLNNQVTCIVSSFENLTFETSYDVVVSSLALHHLEDQAAHQHFYRQIYQALNHTGLFINADVIQASSTELQEAFMQKWITFMNQQITLKEIQERWLKSHFEEDRPQPLMAELKTLEQVGFQAIDVVYKYYNYAVYLGKKA; encoded by the coding sequence ATGAAACGAAATCAGCAGATCCAAGCCCATTTTGACCAAGAAGCACAAGCGTTTGATGAAGTTATCCAAAAAATTATTCCACATTATGATCAAATGATCGAAGCAATTGTTGCCAGTATTCCTTTTGCAAAAGACCGACCACTTTCGGTGATCGATTTAGGTTGTGGCACAGGGACGGTAGCACAAGCCGTTCAAAATATCTATCCCAACGCCGTGATCACATGTGTCGATTTGAGTGAAGAAATGCTGGAGATCGCCAAACAAAAACTAAACAATCAAGTGACTTGCATTGTTAGCTCTTTTGAAAATCTGACTTTTGAAACAAGCTATGATGTCGTCGTTTCTTCACTTGCGTTGCATCATTTAGAAGATCAAGCGGCACATCAACACTTTTATCGTCAAATTTATCAAGCACTAAATCACACTGGATTATTTATCAACGCAGATGTGATTCAAGCATCAAGCACTGAACTACAAGAAGCCTTTATGCAAAAATGGATCACTTTTATGAATCAGCAAATTACATTAAAAGAAATTCAAGAACGCTGGTTAAAAAGTCATTTTGAAGAAGATCGTCCTCAACCTTTAATGGCGGAGTTGAAAACACTAGAACAAGTTGGGTTTCAAGCTATTGATGTCGTATATAAATACTATAACTACGCAGTGTATCTTGGGAAAAAGGCTTAG
- the leuC gene encoding 3-isopropylmalate dehydratase large subunit — protein MGKTLFDKLWEQHVVSGVAGEPQLLYVNLHLIHEVTSPQAFEGLREAGRKVRRPDRTFGTMDHNVPTQDIFNITDLVAKKQIEALQKNCEEFGVTLCDNGSDRQGIVHMVGPETGLTQPGKIIVCGDSHTATHGAFGALAFGIGTSEVEHVFATQCIWQNKPKSMGVKITGKLAKGVYAKDIILALIAKYGVDFGVGHAVEFYGETIENLTMEERMTICNMAIEGGAKMGMMAPDEKTFEYVRGREYAPEDMDAAIADWKKLPSDSDATYDVDLELNADELVPFITWGTNPEMGIPITGTFPEIQDMNDERAYNYMDLKPGQRPSDIEIGYVFIGSCTNGRLSDLEEAARIVKGKKVKEGITAIVVPGSRPVRKAAEKIGLDKIFTEAGFEWREPGCSMCLGMNPDQVPAGVHCASTSNRNFEGRQGKGARTHLCSPAMAATAAIEGTFKDIREELGA, from the coding sequence ATGGGAAAAACACTATTTGATAAACTTTGGGAACAACATGTGGTATCAGGCGTTGCAGGAGAACCACAACTACTATACGTCAATCTTCATCTGATTCATGAAGTAACCTCACCACAAGCCTTTGAAGGGCTAAGAGAAGCTGGTAGAAAAGTCCGCCGACCAGATAGAACGTTCGGCACAATGGATCATAATGTGCCAACACAGGATATCTTTAATATCACCGATTTGGTTGCAAAAAAACAAATCGAAGCATTACAGAAAAACTGCGAAGAATTCGGCGTGACTCTTTGTGATAATGGTAGTGACCGCCAAGGGATCGTGCATATGGTGGGACCTGAAACAGGCTTGACCCAACCAGGAAAAATCATTGTTTGTGGTGATTCACATACAGCCACGCATGGTGCATTTGGTGCGTTGGCGTTTGGGATCGGGACAAGTGAAGTTGAACACGTTTTTGCAACACAATGTATTTGGCAAAATAAACCAAAATCAATGGGTGTCAAGATCACTGGGAAACTAGCAAAAGGCGTGTATGCCAAGGATATCATTCTAGCGTTGATTGCAAAATATGGCGTTGATTTTGGTGTGGGACATGCGGTTGAATTTTACGGGGAAACGATCGAAAACCTAACGATGGAAGAACGCATGACCATCTGCAACATGGCCATCGAAGGCGGTGCAAAAATGGGCATGATGGCACCAGATGAAAAAACTTTTGAGTATGTACGTGGCAGAGAATATGCGCCAGAAGATATGGATGCAGCAATTGCTGATTGGAAAAAACTGCCAAGTGATTCCGATGCAACATATGATGTGGATCTAGAATTGAATGCGGATGAATTGGTTCCTTTCATTACATGGGGGACGAATCCAGAAATGGGCATCCCAATCACAGGAACATTCCCCGAAATCCAAGACATGAACGATGAACGTGCCTATAATTATATGGATTTAAAACCGGGACAACGCCCATCAGATATCGAAATCGGTTACGTCTTTATCGGCTCATGTACCAACGGTCGCCTATCTGATTTGGAAGAAGCAGCACGTATTGTAAAAGGGAAAAAAGTTAAAGAAGGCATTACTGCGATCGTTGTACCAGGCTCAAGACCTGTTCGAAAAGCAGCAGAAAAAATTGGCTTGGATAAAATCTTTACCGAAGCTGGATTTGAGTGGCGAGAACCAGGTTGTTCCATGTGTCTAGGCATGAACCCAGACCAAGTACCAGCAGGCGTCCACTGTGCTTCAACGTCTAACCGAAACTTTGAAGGACGTCAAGGTAAAGGGGCAAGAACCCATCTTTGTAGCCCAGCGATGGCAGCAACTGCTGCAATAGAAGGAACATTTAAAGACATTAGAGAGGAGCTTGGTGCATAA
- the leuD gene encoding 3-isopropylmalate dehydratase small subunit yields MEAFTQHTGTTVPLMNDNIDTDQIIPKSFLKRIEKTGFGEFLFDEWRYLPDRTPNPEFTLNEPQYKEATILISGDNFGSGSSREHAAWALDDYGFRAIIAGSFSDIFYMNATKNGLLPIVLQQEELNALAGLGADETITIDLPAQQVITQSGTYSFEIDSTWKHKLVNGLDDIAISLTHDDEIAAYEAKIPAYWQ; encoded by the coding sequence ATGGAGGCATTTACACAACATACAGGAACCACGGTTCCACTAATGAACGACAATATCGATACAGATCAGATCATTCCAAAATCATTTCTAAAACGAATCGAAAAAACCGGATTTGGCGAGTTTTTATTTGATGAATGGCGTTACTTGCCAGATCGTACACCAAATCCAGAATTTACTTTAAATGAACCGCAATATAAAGAGGCGACAATTTTGATTTCAGGTGATAACTTTGGTTCAGGTTCATCAAGAGAGCATGCGGCTTGGGCACTGGATGATTATGGTTTTAGAGCAATTATTGCAGGCAGTTTTAGTGATATATTTTATATGAATGCAACAAAAAATGGCTTGTTGCCGATTGTCTTACAACAGGAAGAACTAAACGCTTTAGCGGGGCTTGGGGCTGATGAAACGATCACGATTGATTTGCCTGCCCAACAAGTAATCACACAAAGTGGCACCTATTCTTTTGAAATCGACAGCACTTGGAAGCATAAATTGGTAAATGGGTTGGATGATATTGCCATCAGTTTGACACATGATGATGAAATTGCTGCTTATGAAGCGAAGATTCCGGCTTATTGGCAATAG
- a CDS encoding class I SAM-dependent methyltransferase: MEWNAKKYNTTHDFVFKYGAGLLELLPKEPKKVLDIGCGTGALTNQIAELGHEVTGIDQSINMINQAKESYPDLSFLQEDILNPSDQIRLYDVAFSNAVFHWIPDQDLLLKNISEHLNVNGQLICEFGAVGNVQMIREAFGRELKALGVSFEEPFCFTSVEGYRFLLKKNHFEVVEILEYERPTPLKGGKYGLREWMEQFYAAELGELSIEQKEQVFVNMEQELAPRLWKKDHWEADYRRLKIKASKTR; encoded by the coding sequence ATGGAATGGAATGCAAAAAAATATAATACCACCCATGATTTTGTTTTTAAATATGGTGCTGGACTGTTGGAATTATTACCGAAAGAGCCGAAAAAAGTGTTAGATATTGGATGTGGAACAGGAGCATTGACGAATCAAATTGCAGAACTTGGACATGAAGTGACAGGAATCGATCAGTCGATAAATATGATCAATCAAGCAAAAGAAAGCTACCCTGATTTGAGTTTTTTACAGGAGGATATTTTAAATCCCTCGGATCAAATTAGGCTGTATGATGTTGCTTTTTCGAACGCAGTTTTTCATTGGATTCCTGATCAAGATTTATTATTAAAGAATATCAGTGAGCATCTAAACGTAAATGGACAGTTGATTTGTGAGTTTGGTGCAGTTGGAAATGTTCAGATGATTAGAGAAGCTTTTGGGCGTGAGTTAAAAGCATTGGGTGTATCTTTTGAGGAGCCGTTTTGCTTTACGTCTGTTGAGGGTTATCGGTTTTTGCTAAAAAAGAATCATTTTGAGGTTGTGGAGATTTTAGAATACGAACGGCCGACACCGCTTAAAGGCGGTAAGTATGGTTTGAGAGAGTGGATGGAACAATTTTATGCTGCTGAGTTGGGTGAACTGTCGATAGAACAAAAAGAACAAGTTTTTGTGAATATGGAGCAAGAATTGGCACCTCGTTTGTGGAAGAAAGATCATTGGGAAGCAGATTATCGGAGATTGAAGATCAAGGCTTCAAAAACCAGATGA
- a CDS encoding site-specific integrase — MSKRGENIYKRKDGRWEGRYKKGRNKEGRIVYGYVYGKQYNEAKEKLSKKNVDYSMYGETAVQEEMMVDEWLNYWLNILMKNRIKPSTYSNYRGRINRHLAPFFKNKPLSELETADIDRFIYSLYLSDLSSNTIRSIISMLRSALKKAVNDNRISKNPCQGVLLPALTKPKIKSLDRKQQKKLEQISLYKKECSAEIIALYTGMRIGEISGLKWEDIDFKHNKIFVKRTISRIPSVTEPNKTEIIIGKPKSINGERAIPISKNLKRYLLAKKQKSTSVFVISCKNSFTEPRIINYRFKKVVEESKIGSVHFHALRHTFATRCVESGIDIATLSKILGHASTKMTLDIYTDSLWETRRSAMMVIDRQLNYDEKILL, encoded by the coding sequence ATGTCAAAAAGAGGAGAAAATATCTATAAACGAAAGGATGGTCGCTGGGAAGGACGTTATAAAAAAGGTCGGAATAAGGAAGGTAGAATTGTTTATGGTTATGTTTATGGAAAACAATATAATGAAGCAAAAGAAAAATTATCAAAAAAAAATGTAGACTATTCTATGTATGGAGAAACAGCTGTACAAGAAGAAATGATGGTGGATGAATGGTTAAATTATTGGCTAAATATTTTAATGAAAAATAGAATCAAACCGTCTACCTATTCAAATTACAGGGGGCGAATCAACCGTCATCTTGCGCCATTTTTTAAAAATAAGCCATTATCTGAGCTGGAAACAGCCGATATAGACAGATTTATTTATTCATTGTATCTATCAGATCTTTCATCCAACACTATTCGCAGTATTATTAGTATGTTAAGAAGTGCTCTGAAAAAGGCTGTAAATGATAATAGAATTTCAAAAAATCCTTGCCAAGGGGTTCTTTTACCGGCATTAACCAAACCAAAAATAAAAAGTTTAGACAGAAAGCAACAAAAAAAATTAGAACAGATTTCTTTATATAAAAAAGAGTGTTCGGCAGAAATTATTGCGTTGTACACGGGAATGAGAATTGGAGAGATCAGTGGATTAAAATGGGAAGATATCGATTTTAAACACAATAAAATTTTTGTAAAAAGAACCATTTCCAGAATCCCTTCAGTAACAGAACCAAACAAAACTGAGATTATTATTGGGAAACCAAAGTCAATTAATGGAGAACGTGCCATACCAATATCTAAAAATTTAAAAAGATATTTATTGGCAAAAAAGCAAAAAAGTACCAGTGTATTTGTCATTTCATGCAAAAATAGTTTTACAGAACCACGTATTATTAACTATCGTTTTAAAAAAGTAGTAGAAGAATCAAAAATAGGTTCTGTTCACTTTCACGCACTTCGTCATACTTTCGCAACGAGATGTGTTGAATCAGGAATTGATATTGCGACATTGAGTAAAATCTTAGGGCATGCATCAACCAAAATGACACTCGACATCTATACGGATTCATTGTGGGAAACGAGACGCTCAGCCATGATGGTGATTGATAGACAGCTTAATTATGATGAAAAGATACTCTTATAA
- a CDS encoding winged helix-turn-helix domain-containing protein, giving the protein MYTIGIFRDSSQPELDYTKELVSLGHEVTILQVKNVGSELANVDAFIIEESTMSDLSSICKNILELRTRLNKLIWVLLIENDEETKTKKKIYLQLGADGVSVYEDEFVLQFSNILKRIENKEEPNVLQTRSTAEPLLELLPENLSVLKEGKVEISLTKLEFKVLELLHNKHDKALTYEEIYQHIWENESAEKKEYRVSNIIFHLRGKIEEDPTTPKFIKTVRTIGYKLALNPQVNNVGMNQA; this is encoded by the coding sequence ATGTACACTATCGGTATTTTTCGAGATTCGTCTCAACCTGAATTGGATTATACCAAAGAATTGGTGAGCTTAGGTCATGAGGTTACAATTTTACAAGTCAAAAATGTAGGTTCTGAACTAGCAAATGTAGATGCATTTATTATTGAAGAATCCACGATGAGTGATTTATCTAGTATTTGCAAAAATATTCTGGAGTTAAGAACGAGATTAAATAAATTGATCTGGGTATTGTTGATTGAAAATGATGAAGAAACAAAAACCAAAAAGAAAATTTACCTACAACTAGGTGCAGACGGGGTCTCTGTTTATGAAGATGAGTTTGTTTTACAATTTTCAAATATCTTAAAACGGATTGAGAATAAGGAAGAACCTAACGTTTTACAGACGAGATCAACGGCAGAACCCTTATTAGAACTACTTCCAGAAAATCTCAGTGTTTTAAAAGAAGGAAAAGTCGAAATCAGTTTAACCAAATTAGAATTTAAAGTCTTAGAACTCCTTCATAATAAGCACGATAAAGCATTGACCTATGAAGAAATCTACCAACATATTTGGGAAAATGAAAGTGCTGAGAAAAAAGAGTATCGAGTAAGTAATATCATATTCCATTTAAGAGGAAAAATAGAAGAAGACCCCACTACGCCGAAATTCATCAAAACAGTTCGGACAATCGGGTACAAATTAGCACTGAATCCACAGGTAAACAATGTTGGGATGAATCAAGCTTGA